One Chitinivorax tropicus DNA window includes the following coding sequences:
- a CDS encoding TonB-dependent receptor family protein, producing the protein MNKRLTTHPAFLPFCPLILALSLASMGSQAATDTNNPSEVIVVTGSRTATRLKDTPASIGKISEAALARTKSTFIGEALNQVSGVYMPSLGNEQHSMSIRMPLSMSAYYVYLEDSIPIRPVGIFNHNALYELNLPGAASIEVIKGPASSLYGSNAVGGAVNFLTRPPTTAPEADIAVQASNNGFRRADVELSAGQDDLSWRAAAYHARSDGGDADFNSFEKTSATLRADWRLSPRTLLVSTLTHNRLRTDTPGGQKPSDYETRPQFSQHTFTWRDVRASRLTSTLRGNWNAGGETAISFFARDNDTNQLPNFMIFNTGNTTASGRQNDNHFRSLGMDVRHRQKWHDWVWIVGATLDRSPNDYNEQNLSVVRDPLSGRYTRYQVIGQRRDYQVILHNQAAYSQLEWQLMPTVRLVGGLRHDAIRYDYRNHLPPSATTGAPSETRRFHRTSPKLGAIWNITPALDTYINASQGFIPPEVSSLYGSLDVPNLKPAQYDNFEIGTRYQHGDWRWDLAAYQLSGQDEQVSYTLMPGKSEPRNAGRTRHRGLEFGVGWKAHSSLHLRASGSLATHRYLSYAASPALDYSGKDMPQAPKWIANIEASWRPTEGTHIGLEAQRVSKWWMDNANTARYPGHTLWHLRASQDIGPWQLWTKWMNLGNKRYAENATSSYSGVGPRNPEAQDIYVSGEERTVFVGVRYRFAG; encoded by the coding sequence GCGAGGCCGCGTTGGCCCGCACGAAATCCACGTTCATCGGGGAAGCCCTCAATCAAGTATCTGGGGTCTATATGCCCAGCCTGGGTAATGAGCAACATAGCATGTCGATTCGCATGCCACTCTCGATGAGTGCTTACTATGTCTATCTGGAAGACAGCATCCCTATCCGCCCAGTCGGCATCTTCAATCACAATGCGTTGTATGAGCTCAATCTACCCGGTGCGGCATCCATTGAGGTGATCAAAGGCCCTGCCTCCTCACTGTACGGCAGCAATGCCGTGGGGGGAGCAGTCAATTTCCTGACACGACCACCCACCACCGCCCCAGAGGCCGACATTGCCGTCCAGGCAAGTAACAACGGCTTCAGACGCGCCGACGTGGAGTTATCCGCTGGGCAGGATGACCTGAGCTGGCGAGCTGCTGCTTACCACGCCCGTTCAGATGGTGGCGATGCCGACTTCAACAGCTTCGAGAAAACCAGTGCGACACTACGTGCCGATTGGCGACTCAGCCCTCGCACCTTGTTGGTCAGCACGCTGACCCACAACCGCCTGCGTACCGACACCCCTGGCGGCCAGAAGCCAAGCGATTACGAAACACGCCCCCAGTTCAGTCAACACACCTTCACATGGCGTGACGTGCGAGCCAGCAGGCTGACCAGCACCCTGCGCGGCAATTGGAATGCGGGAGGGGAAACGGCCATCAGCTTTTTTGCCAGGGATAATGACACCAACCAGCTGCCCAATTTCATGATCTTCAATACCGGCAACACCACAGCCAGCGGTCGGCAGAATGACAACCACTTCCGATCACTGGGAATGGATGTCCGTCATCGTCAAAAATGGCATGACTGGGTCTGGATTGTCGGTGCAACCCTTGATCGCAGCCCCAACGATTACAACGAACAAAACCTGAGCGTGGTACGCGACCCGCTTTCTGGCCGATACACCCGCTATCAGGTGATTGGGCAGCGGCGAGACTATCAGGTGATTCTCCACAACCAAGCAGCATACAGCCAGTTGGAATGGCAGCTGATGCCTACGGTTCGATTGGTCGGCGGGCTGCGGCATGATGCCATCCGTTACGACTACCGTAATCATCTACCGCCATCTGCCACCACCGGTGCGCCATCCGAAACACGCCGATTCCACCGCACCAGCCCCAAGCTGGGCGCTATCTGGAACATCACGCCTGCCTTGGATACTTACATCAACGCCAGTCAGGGCTTTATCCCACCAGAGGTCAGCAGTCTGTACGGCTCGCTGGATGTGCCCAATCTGAAGCCAGCACAGTACGACAACTTTGAAATCGGCACACGCTATCAGCATGGTGATTGGCGCTGGGACTTGGCTGCGTATCAACTCTCAGGTCAAGACGAGCAGGTGAGCTATACCCTGATGCCCGGCAAAAGCGAGCCACGTAATGCTGGTCGCACCCGCCATCGCGGGCTCGAATTCGGCGTGGGCTGGAAAGCCCATTCCAGCCTGCATCTGCGGGCGTCTGGCAGCTTGGCCACCCACCGCTACCTGAGCTATGCCGCCAGCCCAGCGCTTGATTACTCAGGCAAAGACATGCCCCAAGCCCCGAAATGGATTGCGAACATCGAGGCCAGCTGGCGACCGACCGAAGGCACACACATCGGCCTGGAAGCACAACGTGTCAGCAAGTGGTGGATGGACAATGCCAATACGGCCCGCTATCCAGGCCATACCTTATGGCATCTGCGCGCCAGCCAAGACATTGGCCCCTGGCAGCTCTGGACAAAGTGGATGAATCTGGGCAACAAACGCTATGCAGAAAATGCAACCTCAAGCTATAGCGGCGTCGGCCCACGTAACCCTGAGGCGCAAGACATCTATGTCAGCGGTGAAGAACGGACAGTGTTCGTCGGCGTGCGTTATCGGTTTGCGGGGTGA